In the Candidatus Thioglobus sp. genome, CTGTTCAAATTGAACGCAAGGTTAGACACCCGATTTACAAAAAATACATCAAGCGTAGTACTAAAGTTCACGCTCATGATGAAAAGAATGAATGTTCAATGGGAGACACAGTTAGAGTAGTGGAATCAAAGCCATTTTCTAAAACTAAGTGTTGGGCATTACTTGAAGTGGTTGAGAAATCAGTTTCAATTGATTAATATCAAAATTTAAAGAGAGTTTAGACATGATTCAAATGCAAACAAAACTTAGTATTGCCGATAACAGTGGCGGTGTTAAAGCTATGTGTATTAAAGTATTAGGCGGTTCTAAGCGTCGCTATGCTAATATTGGTGATGTTATCAAGGTTAGTATTAAAGAGGCTTCACCTCGTGGTAAAGTTAAAAAAGGTGATGTTTATGATGCTGTTGTTGTTAGAACGGCGCAAGGTGTTCGTCGTTCAGACGGATCACGTATTCGTTTTGATAATAACGCTTGTGTTCTTCTAAATACAAAGTTAGAGCCAGTTGGCACGCGTATTTTTGGCCCTGTGACTCGTGAATTGCGTAGTGCAAAGTTCATGAAGATTGTTTCATTAGCTCCAGAGGTTCTATAATGCAAAAAATTAAAGTAAAAGATGAAGTGATCATTATTGCTGGAAAGGACAAAGGTTCTACTGGCACGATTACAAAAGTTATTGCTAATAAAGTGATTGTTGAAGGTAAGAATATTGCTAAAAAGCATGTAAAAGCCAACCCTACTGCAGGTGTTACTGGTGGCATTATTGATACTGAAATGCCTTTAGCTATTTCAAATGTTGCTATCTTAAACGCAGAAACTAATAAAGCTGACAGAGTTGGTATACGTACTGACAAAGATGGCAAAAAGGAAAGATTTTTTAAATCAAACGGCAAAGCAATCGTTTGAGCAAGTTAAGGAAATAAACCGTGTCTAGATTACAAGAAGAATATACAAACGTTATTAAGCCTGCTTTACAAAAAGAGCTAGGTCTTACTAACCCAATGGCAGTGCCTAAAATTGAAAAGATTACTATTAATATGGGTCTTGGAAGTGCACTGGGTGATAAAAAAGTTTTGCAAAGTGCATTAGAAGAAATGGGTCTCATCTCAGGTCAGAAAGCATTAACGTGTAATGCACGCAAATCAGTCGCAAGTTTTAAGATTAGAGAAGGCAATGCAATTGGTTGTAAAGTAACTTTACGCAAAGAAAAGATGTATGAATTTCTTGATCGTTTAGTTAGTGTTGCGATCCCTCGTATCCGTGATTTCCGTGGTTTGAAGCCTACATCTTTTGATGGACGTGGAAACTATAACATGGGTATCACGGAACAAATTACCTTTGCTGAAATTGATTTTGAAAAAGTAACACAAACTCGTGGTATGGATATCGCAATCACGACAACTGCTGCTTCTGATGATGACGCTAAGAAACTATTAGCAATGTTTAAATTCCCATTTAAAGGATAAGGAAAATGGCTAAAAAGTCTATGATAAATAGAGACGTCAAACGTTTAAAGATCGCTGAAAAGTTCAAATCTAAACGTCTTGAATTAAAGAAAATTATTAAGAGTGTGCACTCTTCTGATGAAGAGCGCTTCCAGGCAACTATTAAGTTGCAAGGTCTACCTCGTGATGCATCACCAACTCGTCAACGTAGTCGTTGTGGTTTGACTGGTCGTCCACATGGTTTTTACCGTAAGTTTGGTTTGGCAAGAACTAAGCTTAGAGAACGCACTATGAATGGTGAAGTTCCTGGTTTATCTAAAGCAAGCTGGTAAGGAGAAATAATATGAGTATGTCTGATCCTATAGCTGATATGTTAACGCGCATTCGCAACGCTCAAATGGTTGCAAAGAAAGAAGTTAATATCCCAGCATCAAATTTAAAATCTGCTATTGCTAGCGTAATGCAGCAAGAAGGTTATATTGAATCATTTTCTGTTGAAGGTGAAAAAGCCGCTAAAACATTAACTATTAAGCTTAAATATTTTGAAACTAAGCCAGTTATTGATACGCTACAACGTATCTCTAAGCCTAGTTTGAGAGTTTACGCTGCTGGTACTGAAATGCC is a window encoding:
- the rplN gene encoding 50S ribosomal protein L14, which encodes MIQMQTKLSIADNSGGVKAMCIKVLGGSKRRYANIGDVIKVSIKEASPRGKVKKGDVYDAVVVRTAQGVRRSDGSRIRFDNNACVLLNTKLEPVGTRIFGPVTRELRSAKFMKIVSLAPEVL
- the rpsN gene encoding 30S ribosomal protein S14, which produces MAKKSMINRDVKRLKIAEKFKSKRLELKKIIKSVHSSDEERFQATIKLQGLPRDASPTRQRSRCGLTGRPHGFYRKFGLARTKLRERTMNGEVPGLSKASW
- the rpsQ gene encoding 30S ribosomal protein S17, whose product is MSDNKVERVLTGTVVSAGRDKTIAVQIERKVRHPIYKKYIKRSTKVHAHDEKNECSMGDTVRVVESKPFSKTKCWALLEVVEKSVSID
- the rpsH gene encoding 30S ribosomal protein S8, which codes for MSMSDPIADMLTRIRNAQMVAKKEVNIPASNLKSAIASVMQQEGYIESFSVEGEKAAKTLTIKLKYFETKPVIDTLQRISKPSLRVYAAGTEMPSVMNGLGIVIVSTPKGVMTGQSAAAQNVGGEVLCSVY
- the rplX gene encoding 50S ribosomal protein L24; the protein is MQKIKVKDEVIIIAGKDKGSTGTITKVIANKVIVEGKNIAKKHVKANPTAGVTGGIIDTEMPLAISNVAILNAETNKADRVGIRTDKDGKKERFFKSNGKAIV
- the rplE gene encoding 50S ribosomal protein L5, with translation MSRLQEEYTNVIKPALQKELGLTNPMAVPKIEKITINMGLGSALGDKKVLQSALEEMGLISGQKALTCNARKSVASFKIREGNAIGCKVTLRKEKMYEFLDRLVSVAIPRIRDFRGLKPTSFDGRGNYNMGITEQITFAEIDFEKVTQTRGMDIAITTTAASDDDAKKLLAMFKFPFKG